ATCCCGGAGAATCTTTATCTTCTCTTATCTTCTCCCAGTCGCTCTTTCCCCCTGCTTTAATCCCTGTCCACCCAGTTCGTCCAGCCGGAGGATGATCACAGTGTTTAAGGTGTTATTGGTACAATACAGTTCACAATGAGTCTCGCAAAAGTATTGATGATGTCGCTTGGCGACAGCGACCTCAACACCCACGGTGACATGCTACGACGCCGTGCGTTCACCCAGGAAGGGGAGCCCGTCATGGACATCGACCCTCTCCCTTACAAACACCACCAGGGACTTATCGCCGTCTCGGTGATGGCCATTCTCTCCTTCATAGCGACCGTCATCCTTCTTGGGTTCATTACCTACCGAATGCTGTTCTGGCGCTCCAATTACGCTCGATACATCGGTTATAATCAGTATATCGTTCTTATTTACAATCTTGTCTTGGCCGATCTGCAGCAAtccttggccttcttgatTTGTATAAAATGGATCGCGGAGGACAAGATCTCGGCAGACACAGCAGCGTGCTTCTTGCAGGGTCTCTGGCTGCAGATTGGTGACCCGGCTAGCGGTCTTTTCGTGCTTGCCATCGCTATCCACACCTTTCTTCTTGTGGCCATGGGCCGGAAATTGAGTCACCGTGTTTTCGTGGCAGGAGTCATCGGTATCTGGGCTTTTATTGCCATTCTGGTCATCGTTCCATTGGCCGTTCATGGCCGATATGTTCTAATTCCGTCAGGTGCTTGGGTAAGTGATTACATCCTTTTGGCTTTCAGTCCTTCTTCGAGACTGACCAGGCTTTAGTGCTGGATCAGTGAAAAGTACGAGAACATGCGTTTAGCGACACATTATACCTGGATTTTCCTTGCGGAATTCGGTACCGTTGTCCTCTACGCCATTATGTGGTTCCAGCTCCGCCGAAGAATCGCCCAGTCAGCTATCCTGGGAACCAGCCATACAGAGAGTCTGAAGCGTCTGCGCCGCGTTATTGGATACATGGTTATCTACCCGATTGCATATATCGTGCTGTCTCTTCCCCTGGCCGCCGGACGTATGGCCACGGCCCAAGGTACCACACCGAACGTGGTTTACTTCTGTATTGCTGGTGCTATGATCACCAGCTCCGGTCTCGTCGATGTCCTCCTGTACACCCTAACTCGTCGCAACCTGATCATCGAATCCGAACCCAGCAACGACCGCAGTTACGGCAAGTTCGCAAGCAGCAAGGGCCGCAAGACGGACAACCACTTGACAACCATTACCGCCGACCCCAATCGCCTGGATGCTAGCCAGATGGGCACTCGGATATATCACGAAGATCCGGATCACACCGTCCGCGATGGGTCGACCGACAATATCGTGCAGCCCCAGGGCATGGAATTGGCCCCCATTGGCAAGGTGTA
This region of Aspergillus chevalieri M1 DNA, chromosome 4, nearly complete sequence genomic DNA includes:
- the gprC gene encoding protein gprC (COG:S;~EggNog:ENOG410PHJV;~InterPro:IPR022596,IPR023041;~PFAM:PF11710,PF05462,PF11970;~TransMembrane:7 (o42-65i86-109o133-152i159-181o209-228i254-275o287-310i)) → MMSLGDSDLNTHGDMLRRRAFTQEGEPVMDIDPLPYKHHQGLIAVSVMAILSFIATVILLGFITYRMLFWRSNYARYIGYNQYIVLIYNLVLADLQQSLAFLICIKWIAEDKISADTAACFLQGLWLQIGDPASGLFVLAIAIHTFLLVAMGRKLSHRVFVAGVIGIWAFIAILVIVPLAVHGRYVLIPSGAWCWISEKYENMRLATHYTWIFLAEFGTVVLYAIMWFQLRRRIAQSAILGTSHTESLKRLRRVIGYMVIYPIAYIVLSLPLAAGRMATAQGTTPNVVYFCIAGAMITSSGLVDVLLYTLTRRNLIIESEPSNDRSYGKFASSKGRKTDNHLTTITADPNRLDASQMGTRIYHEDPDHTVRDGSTDNIVQPQGMELAPIGKVYQQTTIEVTSEPAYPTGANSEHSSKDSMDHHHQDGLHEPSTRMWGR